The sequence CCGTAACACTAGTCAAAAGCCTCAACAAGTTGTACTTACCCAAGCCAGCCCTGGTGATATCACCTGTATAACACTTAGGGGTAACGCTATTTGTTTTCAGCCTGGAGCCTACATCGCCAGTAGCAGAGGTGTCAAGATGGGTGTAGGGTGGGCAGGATTTTCTAGCTTCTTTGCGGGGGAAGGCTTGTTTCGGCTGAAAGTCAGTGGTGACGGCATTGTTTTTTTTGGGTGCTACGGTGGACTGACCAAGTATCGCGTGGATGGGCAATTCGTGGTGGATTCTGAACATCTCGTAGCCTACGAACCTGGACTCAAGCTGAATATTGGCTTAGCCGGGGGACTGATTGGCTCCATCACCTCTGGTGAAGGGCTAGTGAACCGCATCACTGGGCATGGCGATATCTATCTTCAGTCCCGCAGCATTGGTGGGTTGGTCAAGTTCCTGACCCCCAAATGCTACTTCCGCTAAGAAACTAACGTGCTGTGTTTTACATGTTCCGTCAGTGAGGCTTTTACCCAGCTATGAAAATTGATATCCAACATCAACCCGATAGTTCCGTAGCCTACATCCAGATGGATCCCCAT is a genomic window of Cyanobacteriota bacterium containing:
- a CDS encoding TIGR00266 family protein encodes the protein MNYEIRNKPSFATIFVTLNPGESLVAEAGAMASMDVGLTITTEFSGGFFSALLRKFFGGESLFVNVFRNTSQKPQQVVLTQASPGDITCITLRGNAICFQPGAYIASSRGVKMGVGWAGFSSFFAGEGLFRLKVSGDGIVFFGCYGGLTKYRVDGQFVVDSEHLVAYEPGLKLNIGLAGGLIGSITSGEGLVNRITGHGDIYLQSRSIGGLVKFLTPKCYFR